One Thermofilum pendens Hrk 5 DNA segment encodes these proteins:
- a CDS encoding MBL fold metallo-hydrolase yields the protein MADVYLKALGAAREVGRSAILLGVEGKLILLDYGVSIEGEEPQFPLPVPPKGIHAVAISHAHLDHSGAAPLLYVSGQPPLISTPLTATLSDLLIKDFMKLSKYYIPYEAPEVEKMLESLVPLGYGESYDIGSVTIRVLDAGHIPGSAMIQIETPSLNVLYTGDYSLHDTCLLRGAGISEFSKADVVIMESTYAEYDHPPREEVEREFVKTVLEVVEDGGIAFIPAFAVGRAQEILCVLAKYDLQVPIYVDGMARTANDLIAEDSHLLREPSLFKKAVEMSTKVKDWDHRKKILSKPGVIISPAGMLQGGPSEYYMEKIMENEKNAVIFVSYVIPETPARQVIETGIYASPTKRGPVKARIEWFDFSAHCGHSELVKTLDSAKKGSKVVLVHGEEEAAVKLAELSVKAGHETFVPRLGEELNLKV from the coding sequence ATGGCGGATGTTTACCTTAAGGCTTTAGGAGCAGCGAGAGAGGTTGGCAGGTCGGCGATACTTCTGGGAGTTGAAGGCAAGCTGATACTGCTCGACTACGGCGTTAGCATTGAGGGGGAAGAGCCCCAGTTCCCATTACCTGTGCCGCCAAAGGGAATACACGCGGTTGCAATTTCTCATGCACACCTAGACCACAGCGGCGCAGCGCCACTCCTATACGTATCCGGGCAACCCCCGCTGATTTCCACGCCGCTTACGGCCACGCTTAGCGATCTTCTAATAAAGGACTTCATGAAGCTTTCCAAGTACTATATACCGTACGAAGCCCCGGAAGTCGAAAAGATGTTGGAAAGCCTAGTTCCGCTAGGTTACGGCGAGTCCTACGACATCGGCTCGGTCACAATTAGAGTGCTCGACGCTGGACATATACCCGGTAGTGCGATGATACAGATAGAAACCCCTTCGCTGAACGTGCTCTACACAGGTGACTACTCCCTCCACGATACGTGTCTTCTCAGGGGTGCCGGCATCAGCGAGTTCTCAAAGGCAGACGTAGTGATCATGGAGTCTACGTATGCCGAGTACGACCACCCTCCACGGGAAGAAGTAGAGAGAGAATTTGTAAAAACCGTTCTCGAAGTCGTGGAGGACGGCGGGATAGCATTCATACCTGCCTTCGCCGTGGGACGGGCACAGGAGATCCTGTGCGTGCTGGCTAAGTACGACCTCCAAGTCCCCATATACGTTGACGGCATGGCGCGCACCGCTAACGACTTGATAGCCGAGGACTCGCATCTCCTGCGAGAACCATCCCTATTCAAGAAAGCGGTCGAGATGTCTACAAAGGTCAAAGACTGGGACCACAGGAAGAAGATACTCTCAAAGCCGGGAGTAATAATCTCTCCAGCCGGTATGCTGCAGGGAGGACCTAGCGAGTACTACATGGAGAAGATAATGGAGAACGAGAAAAACGCGGTAATCTTTGTGAGCTACGTTATCCCGGAGACCCCCGCGAGACAAGTGATTGAGACCGGTATATACGCTTCACCCACCAAACGCGGACCGGTGAAGGCGAGAATAGAGTGGTTCGACTTCTCAGCCCACTGTGGCCACAGCGAGCTCGTAAAAACCCTTGACAGCGCGAAGAAAGGTAGTAAAGTAGTCCTCGTGCACGGCGAGGAGGAAGCCGCGGTCAAGCTAGCGGAACTAAGCGTGAAGGCTGGACACGAAACCTTCGTCCCACGGCTCGGGGAAGAGCTGAACCTGAAAGTCTAG
- the hsp20 gene encoding archaeal heat shock protein Hsp20 has protein sequence MSYEFDEWFKRIRKMMEEFDKMFEEMMREPMLYSGEKGRRIIGPYYYGFSVEIGPDGVPKVREWGNIRPGPIKPVVKESIEPFTDVFDEGDHYRVILDIPGVEKDEINVEATENSLVVSTTGERKYYKEVRFSDPVDPSTAKAQYKNGVLTVTIEKKEKPKKERGVKIKVE, from the coding sequence GTGAGTTACGAATTTGACGAGTGGTTCAAGAGGATAAGGAAGATGATGGAGGAATTCGACAAAATGTTCGAGGAGATGATGCGCGAACCTATGCTCTACTCTGGAGAAAAAGGCAGAAGAATAATTGGACCGTACTACTACGGGTTTAGCGTCGAGATAGGTCCCGACGGTGTTCCCAAAGTCAGGGAGTGGGGCAATATCCGCCCTGGACCCATAAAGCCTGTCGTCAAGGAATCCATTGAGCCCTTCACGGATGTTTTCGACGAAGGTGACCATTACAGAGTGATACTCGATATTCCCGGAGTCGAGAAGGATGAAATAAACGTAGAGGCTACTGAAAACTCCCTCGTGGTATCCACGACTGGCGAGAGGAAGTACTACAAGGAGGTCAGGTTTAGCGACCCCGTAGACCCCTCTACCGCGAAAGCTCAGTACAAGAACGGAGTTCTAACGGTGACTATCGAGAAGAAGGAGAAGCCTAAGAAGGAGAGAGGCGTCAAGATAAAGGTAGAGTAG
- a CDS encoding 30S ribosomal protein S24e has product MAVSSLRIIQEKVNKLVGRRELLVEIHHQGSGTPSRRDVAEALRNMLGTGGSAIVVRKLVTRYGQGVSEALIHIYDSDVKMKMFEPKHILRRNGLIQEQEAKKQEG; this is encoded by the coding sequence ATGGCCGTAAGCTCTCTTAGGATCATCCAGGAGAAAGTAAACAAGCTTGTCGGAAGACGTGAGTTACTAGTAGAGATCCACCATCAAGGCTCGGGGACCCCTTCCAGGAGGGATGTAGCTGAGGCTTTACGCAACATGCTCGGAACCGGAGGGAGCGCGATTGTCGTTAGGAAGCTAGTTACCCGTTACGGACAAGGAGTATCCGAAGCGCTGATCCATATCTACGACTCCGACGTGAAAATGAAGATGTTCGAGCCTAAACACATCTTGCGCCGCAACGGCTTAATCCAGGAGCAGGAGGCGAAGAAGCAGGAGGGGTGA